The Falco rusticolus isolate bFalRus1 chromosome 4, bFalRus1.pri, whole genome shotgun sequence genome includes the window tctttccttttattataCAGGCTTTCTTGAAAAGGAAAGTGTTATTGTACTACTGTAAATACTAGATATTACAACATATTTTAATGAACTAAAGCAGCTCACTACTGTTTGTATTTATGCTGAGACCAGAAAGTTTCTGTATTCCTATTTTTAGCTTGATAACCAAGGTAGCCAACAAGTCTGGGTTTCCCAATACTCTGCTGCTGGCTATgccttttctctgcctcctgcttccttttcttatgTTCCAGTTAGACCAGGATATTTGAAGAATCAGGGTACAGCCTTCTGTCTTCACTAGAACGTGAATAGACAGTGAGCAGAAAAAGGTGCTGTGCTTTGACTTATGCTGAAGGTCAGGCTGACCCACTGCAATCAGACAATTGGATGAAATACGCCTAAAACACaaactctgttttcttctactcTGTCACAACTGATTTTTTCgtgagacaaaagaaaagggggggggggggggggaatcaaAAGCTTTATAACCTGGTCATCAGTGATGCACGATTCACTCAGCAATAATCCACTTACCACACTGAACTAACAGTGCAAAACAGGTTTCTAAGGCAGGTCCTTTCCCACATCCACATACTCTAATGCAATGGGTGAACTGAATTGCATTTGACATTCCTGAATTCTATCAAAGCAGATTCTCAGGCAAAATACTAATTCACTGCAGCATCCTGGGCAAGTATCACCTCAGGCTGCGtgagttttccttctgctcccaCTGCCTCTGCTGAGTAGGTAATAATAATACCTATATCCTCTGTAAAGTGCTTTGGAATTTACTGATAAAAAGCACTTCAGAACTCCAGGCACCAATTCTATGTACCTCAGGTTGCCTCTGTGATCATCTGGGAGAAGATTTCTCCCActaagtaaaatattaaatttaaaaatagaaacatgtTTCAACCAATCAGCTCTCTCGATGGTAGAACAGTCCTTGATGGGTAGTGAATTGATTAATGTTTTCAGATAATCCTCAATAATTAGTCAAAACTTACTACTCCCCCACctttgcttggttttctgttttcacgCTAACTACTATTAATAAGAAAgtttttccattagaaaaatCCAGGCTGGGATAAGATGGTTTCAATCAGGGGGGTTTTATACCTGCTAAGTAAATGTGATTATGAGCAATTATTCTGAAATTAGTCAGACTAATGCCAAACTTGTAACAGTGCTGGGGGCATCTCCACACAGGTATGAATTTAAACTGCATTAGCTACGTTTGTTCTGCATCCCTGCTGAACAACGTACACAAAACTTTATAAGCAGAATATTGCTTTCTGTGTGTAGAGGTTCAATTCACCAGAGCACTGAGAAGTTCAGAGCTcagaagaaagcactgaaattcaGTAGAAAGTACTGAAATTTAAGGTTAGAGTCACAGGACACTGGGGATGCTGAGCGTTCACATGAGATACCAGTGCTAGAAACCTACTGTGCTTTGAACTCACACCTGTGTGGACCAATGCTATTACAAAGCTCACGTGAAACCAATAAATTCCCCATGGGCCCATTCTAAGCTTTgagaaattatataaaaatacagcaaaattcCAAACTTTGATTGCTCATtgaatgttcttttaaaaaagcaaaatatactcTATTATTGGCTCTTTTATGATGAATTTGACTGTACTATCTTTTGGCAACAGATGCTGTCACTGAAAGGCAGAGAATTTTGTGGGTGGTTTATCATAAAAATAGTGTAAAGAACTCCTGAAAGTAAAAGAATAGGGTGTATGAGGCAGAAGATGGGCTTCATGGAAATAGacatgtaaaataatattttaaacatattttatatattattttaatatataaaaataaataggtatGGTGCTGGAAAAAGAGTTTTCAGACTGTTTTAGTTGTGCTGTCTGTTAGCAAAGGAGAAAGCATTTCCCAATTGGGACCAGTAGAGTCACACATTGTTCAGGTCTGTAATTCCTTCTGTAGAAAGCTGGGGGGTTtgtcagaaaaacagagaaagcttAAATGTCTAGGAAGTTAGACAAGTCACTgcataacagtaaaaaaattaaataaataatggaaataaacaaGCATCCACACTTTGTTTGACTTTAGCATATTAGAATAAACTAGTGTAAAGCTAGAGAAAATAAGAGGGTGATTTTTTCACTAAAGGAGAGTAGTAGACTAGGAATTAGTAGAACTGACTggtttatgagaaaaaaatttacagaggAAGTTTCATCCCAGTACGTGTAATGTActcagaaaaactaaaaaaaagaaaacccaaaccaaaccaaacaaattacaaaaaaacaaccacaaaatagctcaaagagaaaaggaagatcaAAGGAGGAGGCagtgtttgcaaacagcaatgACAGATAATTGTGCAGAACCTTGTAAGTAAATGTGTGGAATTTTGGTCAAATATTGTTTGGGGAAGGAGGACAGAGCATTCAAAGGGAATAAGAGGTGGTGGTTCACAATTAGAGCAGAAATTTCTTGATAGCTATCACCATGCAGATAAAACTGAGGTGAAAAACTCACTGGACTCAGGCTGTGGAAAGGAGGGTATGTTTGGCAGAGAACAGGAAGAATCAgctacagggaaagaaaaagggagggaaaaattaTCTTGAGTGGCTGTGAACCTGTGAATGGGAAATAGCGATTCCTTTGGTACTGAGAGGTGAGAGAGAAGGAATTCAGGCTGGGTCATGCGCATTACCTGCAATAATCAGGGGGTGATAGTACAGGCAGAGGGACAGTCAAACCTGAATGTGCTTAAGGCAGAAAGGTCAGCTTGAGCATCATTCAGCAGCACTTATAAAAGAGGCTGTTCAGGGTAAACCCCAGTCTGGAACCTAGAAGTCAGCAGCATATAACTCTGTGGGAAATAGTGGATCTACTGCATGCTTCAGTGTTTAAGTAAGAGTAAGAAACCACAGGAAGCAACTTGGCTGCCCAGGCAAAGGTGTGCCAGGAGCGCAGGCTGGCCCTCGGTTCAGAGGCATGGACGAGGGCCCACCCCAAGTCTTGTGGCACATGTGACATTGCATGGATGCCACGGGTACCTCTGGGCACCTCAAAAGGCACTAGAGAAATAATAAGGCACCTAAATTCCTCCTTAGATGCATATGCACTAAAACACATCTGAGAGGACAGCTTGGCTTTTATTTAGCACTCGTACGTCTGTATAAGCACAGTGCTTTACAAAGGGGAATAAATAGCATAACCTACCTGACAAACtatgaaattaaaacatggaTTTGCCATGTTCACACAACAGGACAGAAATGGAATTGGTATCAGAGCTTCCAACCTTTCGTCACACTGCTTAAGCTAAATGATGACAAATATtacacaggcacagaaaagcGTTGTTAATGGTGAAGGTAAGCTTCCTTTCAGTGGAAAGGGCAAAAGCTGTACTGAGGGTGATTTGAAGTGGTTCCTGCAAGGACTGGATGGTCTTGCTCACTGTGTCTGAAATGACAGCAGAGGAGTGAATAAGATTAACAAGTTAGACAGGAAATAAGGACTGAAAGTGGCCCCTGGGGTGGGAGTAAAGAGCTGAAGCTCAAGACAGATACCAGGACCTCCACAGCAAATTAATTTGGCACGATAACACTGAACAACCGGCCTTAACGTCTATCTAGATCATTGCAAGCAAAAGTTGGTGAGAATTCCTCTCATTAAAGGGCTTACACATTAAATAAGGAGGCCAAAGTGCAAAAGGAAAGAACCACACGAAGCAAGGAAGAACGGTCCCCAGCTGTGTGTGCTGAGGCGCAAGTGTGCACACACTGTTACACCAGAGCCTTACCTCCAGAGCTACCACTCCATTTTTCCCTCGGTGGGGTACTTCGTAAGCCTCAATTTGCTGCTTTGTGAGTCGGGCTAGCTTCTCTGCAAGCTCCCGCCAGTATTTGCCAAGCTTGACAGCTGAAGTCAAAATGATAGTGTCCTGGGTAAGACGCGCCACTAATCCCTGGCAATCTATTTTCAAAAGTGCCTGCAACAATAATTTTCATTAGCATTCCTTCACCAGTAATTACAAACAGAGCATTATCATTTGTTTTTATAGCActattctgtatttcaaagcagGGAGGAAGGCCTTTTGTCTGCCTTGTGTTCTTACAAATACgtaactttttttcctaggaaaagaTGTTGCCAACAGTTTCATAGGAAAACTGCCCATaagtttcagaagaaattaagcTGGCATTCAGCTGCTTCAGCATTCCAGTGTCAAATGGATCCTGCCAAACTGACAGATCCTGAAGGAAAATATGCTTCtccaacaaaaatatttgggaCATCAAATTTAGCATCTTAAATGTACAACATGAAAAAATTGAGAGCAGCATTATACTAAGGTGTGGtcctttgctgctcttctgaaaaatcattGATTACACTGACCAGCACCTTTTGATTTACTCCTCCCACAGAACTGATAATTTGCTGACCATTAAGCAGAAATGCAAGCATAAAACTCTTTCCTCCCCCACACCAAACAAGCATTTAataacaaacaaattaaaatggttCCAGGAGTGAAACCCTGAGATGCAGATATGTTGCATTCtcctttcttcatttgtttggATAAGGGCTAATGAGAAAAATAGGTggattgttgtttttttcttctccttgaaTTAACAGCAGAATGTTCCGTtgaaaacattcacatttttagTGAAAGATCAAGAGCAAAATCCAGAAGTTTTCCTTGGGTTTTAGATACCAATTTTCAATAAAGTATCAAGTATTTCTGTAGAAATTGGACATTTGTGTGATTtaattgtaaaacatttttccataaaaatccTCATTGCAAGCAGTAGAACTTTTGGTAAGCACAGTAGTGAGAAGCAGACTACAGCGTGCAGTACAGATCCCTCTATACTCTGGCAAAGTGGAGACTGAGTTGTACAATTTGCCTTGTGGTAATAATTAAGAATGCTATTAACCataaaaatagaatattaaaagtaattaaatgcTAAATTTTGCCCAACTGACACAGATGATATCCAGTTTTAAGTCTAGCTTTACAAAGATGGACCTGCATTGGCACTTCATAGCTTAAAATCATGCGCATCTCAACAAAACAGGAcattttgttaatttaattATGCCCCACTTTTAGCCTAGTCTGTAACGAACTCTGTTTCACTGTATTCAATTAAAAGTTTGGATCATTTTCACCATTGCCTCCCCTCTTCACTTTTTCTACAGAGACATGGCAGATTAAACTATACTTCATACTTGCTGAGTTTTATTCCATGCAGTTTAATGCAGCCTTAAGAGTTGTAAGTGGCCACTGCTATCGACATTTCCTGAATCCTGCTGAAATTGCTGTCAGCATTTCAAAGAGGGTAGATGAGTTATGAGAAGTAAACCCTGATAAGGTTTACAATCAGGTAGTCAAAAGACTTTAGATGAAAGGCTACAATGTGAACTTTTAAACACCCATTTTTATAGCACTTTATTCTCATATCaaaaatttgattttcttctgtccCTCAACAGGCTGGTAAACTTTTCCATCAGAGCCAAGGAAAGTATTGAGTAATCATTAATTCCAAATCTATTTGTGCACAGATCCATAAGTAAACTAAGATAGTTAACAATGCAACCTATTACCTGGAAGCATTTAGAATAAAACCACTTTGATTCACATTGAACAGTACTGAATCACATAGAATTGCCCAGTGACTTAAAAGTGTGGCCCAGGAGAATATATACTGAAATGCAATATTGTCCTTAGGTCACTACAACATTGGCTATGAAGTTGTCACGTGTGGATAGAAAAATCTTGCCTTCAACATGTGGGTCGggattttcttgctttaaacATATGAAGCTAACTGAGACATGCACCTTAGGgtacacaaatatatataaataaccGAGGTTCCACACTATAAGGTTATTAAATACTTGACAATGGGAATGTGAACTGCTCAGGGAAGCAATTTACCACAATGACTTCCATGACAAAAGACAAAACTATTTCAGTCATAgctgtttaaaaccaaaaaagtcaACTCAGTCAACCTACCAAATGAGCAAGGCTCCTGGAACATTTATAGAACACTCACTGTTTATAATTAATTCatcaaagatttattttttatgagaGTCTGAATGTGTCTTCCTCCTATAGGTGCCTACGATGTTTAGTAGTATGTTCAGGTTTGTAAAGATTCCTACAAGGGTGCTGGACCACGTTCacacattattattattgagtAGTTTCTAGGAGGTGCATTCCTAATAACCAAGTTAGTTCATGCAATACTTACAACAATGAGCTCataaagaaacagtcttttttttttgttagcatGGCAGTCTTCTTTCATTCTCTTCACAACGTGCGCAACTCTCTCCGACTCTTTATCAGCATGTGCCTCATTAAAGTTATCCAAAGACATATGTGAATATCTCAGCACCTCAGCCAAAGCTCTCCAGTCATAAACACTCTCTGATACTGTAGACAGAACTACTGAGTAGATGTAAGTCAGTTTTTTGAATGGCAATGCAATTTGTTCAACAAGATTCCTGGTTGTTAGCTCACTGTCAGTAGTGTCCATAGCTTGTTCTTTGGAAATCACTTTTATGTTTTTGCAATGTACAAGACCAATCTTTCTTCTGAGAACTCCCACGTACCActcttttattttagtttgtcCAATGGCTTTTACTTTGTCTTCACCAAGAAGTGCTATAGTGTCccctttaaaatattctagCAAATAGTCTATCTTATTTTGACGTAACACAGTTTTCAAAGCCACTCCATAAGTATTGACACTCAAAGTTTTATCTTGAAACTTTGGATATTTAACTGTTGGTATTAAAAGCCAAGGTGCAGACTTGATTTCTTTGCGGTTTTGTAAGTGCTTTGGCCTATTAATAACTCCACTTAATTTTGGAGCTGGATCAGGGGTCGTAACATGGAACTGCGTTACTTGGCTACTTTTTAAGACTTTAAtttgaacaagaaaaacaaagaaatgcatcTCCCTACATCCAAGCATGGAAAACAGGAATTGTTGGCGGACCATTTCACCTGTTTTCAGCTCCTcctctttaatatttttgctttggtctTCCATCTTCACTTCAAAATCTGGATCACAGGATACCAAAGAAATGTTTAGATCTTGTGGCTTTTCAAGCAGAAACGTATGTTTTCCCCACAGCTGAAAGACAACAGGAGgcatatttttcccccccttttttataTCACAAATTGTGAGTTTTCCTGGAATGTAGTTATGACCAAAGACTGTaaaaactgctgtaaaagatgGATGAATATATTTGGGGCCATAAATTCCAACTGAGACTGTTCTGTGAACATAATCCCAGACATTAGTTGCTGGAGGCtggattttctttgcttgtacAGCAATCACTGCATACATCACATGACTTAGGTCCGTTAACTTCACTTGTATGGTATCTTGATAGGTGTAGCAATTCTCTAGCTTCTTAAAAGGCCCTTCTTTATTGAAACTAAAAAGACACACTATATCACTCATAACTTGGCTGAGTGGATCATTCTTCACTTTAGCTGCAACTTTCACCTCGAGGAAAATGGCTTCCCTTGTGTTGAGGTTGCTCAGTGTAAGTTCTATCAGAGGACTTATGGTGCTAGACAGCTCATTGTTAAACGATGATGGAGGGTTAAGGATAGCCTTTAAACCAACTTCTTGGAATTCCCCAGGTAATACATGACCCACAGGGACATGAATGTTGATGTCCGAGTCAGGTAGCTGTACTGAACCCCCTTCATGATTCATTTTACAAACTACATGAATGTCTGCAGCTTGTGTTTGTGCCCATCCAGGACTATGGCTCATGGCTTCTAAATCTAGACAAGATCGGGTGAGTTGTCGGTGACTCAACCAAGCCACTTTGTAAGCTTCACGGTCACTTTGAAGCCATGTCATGTCTGAAGCTACAGTTTTTTGAGGTATTGTCTTGCGAGGATTAAATCTTTGGTTATCAACAATATCCAGGAAGTCAGAGACACTCTTGGATCGTCCAGATCTTCTTGCTGAAGTCTTTCTTAAAAGACAATCAATATCTAGCTCATCACCCGAGGAAGCCAAAGAATCACTGTTGCTAGAAACTTTAGAGAACAAatagggtttttcttttaagatcgaaaggtattttttattttcatttctatttgaGGCAGCTATGTCATGTACAAAAGGGTTGGAGGCTGACAGTTCATTCCAGAAAGGATTAGTCTTGGAAACAGCATGGGCGTGTCTGAATACATCAGGCCAGTCAATATCCAAATCCGATTTACTTTCATTGacatctgtttaaaagaaaaaaacagaagcatttcCTAAAGCATGGAGATTTGAGACATTCCATTAATTTCCAACTGATAGTCTGTTAAATTCACAGGTGACTAAATTTATCCTCCTAAAATACATATAGATCATTTATATATTTCTCATTCAGGTTTTTAGAGTGTATCAATATTGATTTCTAAGTGGCTTTAAGAATCTTGTTAATAGAAAGAGTCTAACAAGTCGGTGCTGAAGGATGTAAAGAGTCTTCTTTGAAGCACTGATCATCATCAACTCTTACAACTGTTAATTGGCATGCGCTAAGATCCCACAAGGTTTAAACCCTTACATTCCAGTAATCCTTGGCCTCTTACAAAATGCCatggatttctttcctttgtgtcTAACTCTCCgcaaaaattaaacaattactgtttcatttttcactgtaGACAGCACAGATAAATGTATTATTCAGGATTCCTTTTCATGCTAGTGCACATGCATTTCATTGATAACAGTACTCTTACAATTTATCTCAGTGTGTGGAATTTGTTATACTagctttccattaaaaaaactgATTGGTATAATTTATGAGGTCTTGTACAATTTGAAATTTGgcaagaaaaatgctgatttttctgaGATTGCATTTAAATAGACAAATAGGGTTGTATaagtaatatttatatatgatttctaataaaaattgTCATTATTAACAGTAACGTCTACCTGTTCTGAAGACAAGGTGTCCttatattttatgttaataACTGTTCACAGAAACTGGTTTATAGGTTAAGACTCACACTCCTTGCAACAAAGTATCTGCAACTTCTTGTGCCAAGGGTTTCTATTACTCCAGTCTCCCATTATTTTTCTATATGCAGAGGTTATACCATCATTTCTTTGTACATCCTTGTGAAGAATTTTAATGTTAGAGGGAAAATTCAGCATTTCTATTCTTTCAGCATATCTATATCCTTCATTATTACACTTTCTATAGTACCTTCCATTTCCAAGGTTACTAATTATAGCTCAATTGCAAAAATGACAGTGTATTCAGCCAcaaaaagatatatttaaaaaaaaacaaccaagatGTTAGTACTTTTTGTTCGTTTCATTTGTCATGAATTGTGACAAAAAGCCAAAACTATGACTTTTTCCACAGTTCCTGAAAAATCCCAATTTGGAAGAACCAAAGTGGAATTTacctgcttcccagctgccccTCTGCAAGGCTCTAGCACTGTCCTGACAAGAGCCTTCCAGGTGAGgtgctggggttgggggggagtGAGCCCAAAGGCAGCGAGCCCAGGGACAGCCTCCTCCCCCTTGGGCACCCAGCCTTGGTCAGAGCCACTAGATGGGGTTGGGCTGCATAGCACCAGCTGCAAAGTCCttttgctcctgcctgcaggccAAAAGTTTTCCTTGCCCTTTGATGCTATTACAGTCAGATCATTattatctgttaaaaaataaattctttaatcccaaaagaaatgttaggggtttggggttttttccccatcctaAAGGGCATGTTTCTACAGGAAAAGTCTGAGCAGAAAACTCTGGCAGAGCCTGAGTCATTAGGCTGGATGCTTTCTCATGCCAAGGTAACAGCACAGATTACTGGGGTGCAGGAAGTTAGTGAGGAAATAATTCCTGCTTCCCAACTCATACAGCAAGTGCCAGACTTTACGTCACTCACATCTGCTACTGGACAAAGGCTAAGAGAAGGCCTACCTTGTGGAGGGGAATGTTTTCTTAACTTCTGGGTTAAACTAGCAATGAGATTAAATAAACTTTGCAGAGCCTCCCAACTTTTAACCGGGCTAACTCCAAACTTAGCTGGCCTTCCTGGTTCTTAAAACCCTCAATTAACGTAGTTGGGCTGAGAATTTCTACTTCTCTTCCCCATCTTGACCCCCAGTAAGCATACCCTAAATAGCATTTATTCATGTAATGATTCCAGCCCTTCCTCCCAACCTGCCTGACCCATGTTTGCTATGGCAGGGGACAGAGGAACTTCTTTCATACGGTAGTAAGTTTCTCCTAGGGGACCTTGTGACAATCCCTTGTGTTCTGAGTCCAGGGACACCTTACAGTGACCTGAGTAGTGCAAAAcacaagcaattaaaaaaaaaagtgtacagGGGTGTACGTAGGAGTTATCACTCCTGACACtactgttttgcagaaataaagacTTGAGGTGGAGAGCCTTAGTACAGAAAATAGTCAAACAGACATACTGTAGCTGGCTGCAGGGGTCCGGTCATCCACATCAATCAAAGTTCCCTCTGACCTGCTCCGTGGAATCTCTCTGCTGGTTAGGGAATCTGTTCCACTACTGGCAGTGTTTTCCTCCTAGGAAACAGTTAAATATATAAAGCATCAGCAAGTATGCAGTCTGAAAAAGGGAAACTGTTGAAAAATAACCGAGCTTTGCTCTTGTGATGtgacacaaataaaaaaaagtgtgttatGGTTTATGAGTAAGTTTATGGACTCTGCCTGAGAGCATCACAATCCTGAGTGAGTCTTACTATCtaattttcagcaaaaacaGCAGATGCTACAGCTGCAATACAATATGGTACCCGTCCATAGTGAAGTGCAATACATAATTAAACATCTTGCAGTTGGAACTAAGCCAATTGTACAATAACCTCTGTACAGAAGTTCTTGaataaaaacttctttttaaaaaagtaaacatccTCACTCCTGTTTTCTGCTAAGTATTACTAGAATCCTTAAACTGGAAGAGCTAGATCTGTTCCTTCCTTTGCCAATTAACATTAAGTATTTTCAACC containing:
- the MACC1 gene encoding metastasis-associated in colon cancer protein 1: MAMVDPLTIPLGKPACLVTSLKCPYTNALSMGIKQDELENCMWSEGHDLIAVTETWWDSLHDWNAAMDGFVLFRKDRPASSLNEVLGAAITSVTSSSVDIRWVCSKLKPFRKECEWLPSSHGVINLQNFEKQKGFIPFLLPQISIALYPTCIHLSSLVNDHLSGFVQEENTASSGTDSLTSREIPRSRSEGTLIDVDDRTPAASYNVNESKSDLDIDWPDVFRHAHAVSKTNPFWNELSASNPFVHDIAASNRNENKKYLSILKEKPYLFSKVSSNSDSLASSGDELDIDCLLRKTSARRSGRSKSVSDFLDIVDNQRFNPRKTIPQKTVASDMTWLQSDREAYKVAWLSHRQLTRSCLDLEAMSHSPGWAQTQAADIHVVCKMNHEGGSVQLPDSDINIHVPVGHVLPGEFQEVGLKAILNPPSSFNNELSSTISPLIELTLSNLNTREAIFLEVKVAAKVKNDPLSQVMSDIVCLFSFNKEGPFKKLENCYTYQDTIQVKLTDLSHVMYAVIAVQAKKIQPPATNVWDYVHRTVSVGIYGPKYIHPSFTAVFTVFGHNYIPGKLTICDIKKGGKNMPPVVFQLWGKHTFLLEKPQDLNISLVSCDPDFEVKMEDQSKNIKEEELKTGEMVRQQFLFSMLGCREMHFFVFLVQIKVLKSSQVTQFHVTTPDPAPKLSGVINRPKHLQNRKEIKSAPWLLIPTVKYPKFQDKTLSVNTYGVALKTVLRQNKIDYLLEYFKGDTIALLGEDKVKAIGQTKIKEWYVGVLRRKIGLVHCKNIKVISKEQAMDTTDSELTTRNLVEQIALPFKKLTYIYSVVLSTVSESVYDWRALAEVLRYSHMSLDNFNEAHADKESERVAHVVKRMKEDCHANKKKRLFLYELIVALLKIDCQGLVARLTQDTIILTSAVKLGKYWRELAEKLARLTKQQIEAYEVPHRGKNGVVALEMMWKPAYDFLYTWAAHYGDSYRDVLQDLQSALDKMKNPVTKHWRELTGTLILVNCMEVLRASAFSRMEEEE